A single region of the Nicotiana tomentosiformis unplaced genomic scaffold, ASM39032v3 Un00125, whole genome shotgun sequence genome encodes:
- the LOC138903907 gene encoding uncharacterized protein: MAVSLRNGRDLDIEQEIARESRSYETHVTVPIELDESTELTETYSVVVSRPIAKKLSDPGSFTIPCTIGSYSFAKALCDLGASVNMMPFSIYKKLGIGRARPISMLLQLADRMVKRPSGILDDVLVQVGKFVFPTDFVILDYKVDEEIPIILGRSFFATGRALIDCETEELKMRLNNKEITFNVQKSLRRPGEFPNCSLLNTVDVIMEEDDEALNAKEPLTACLMNLEEVNGEDLAEWVLDLQGQGYWKREHEFEPLHLEERKNPPAKPLIEAPLQLELKPLPSHLRYAFLGPNTTLPVIISSGLLDVQVEQHLQVLKECKNAVGWTIPYIKGIILAFCMHKILLEEGHKFSREHQRMLNPNMKEVVKK, encoded by the exons ATGGCGGTGAGCCTGAGAAATGGTAGAGATCTTGATAtagagcaagaaattgctcgTGAGAGTCGGTCCTATGAAACACATGTGACAGTGCCAATTGAGTTAGATGAGTCAACTGAACTAACAGAA ACTTATAGTGTTGTTGTATCAAGACCTATAGCTAAGAAGTTATCCGACCCTGGAAGCTtcacaattccatgcaccatagGTAGTTATTCATTTGCcaaagcattgtgtgatttgggagcaagtGTAAATATGATGCCATTCTCTATCTATAAaaagttaggcattggaagagcaaggCCCATATCCATGTTACTGCAGCTAGCTGACCGAATGGTGAAAAGGCCATCAGGTATACTTGACGATGTACTTGTGCAAGTTGGAAAATTCGTATTTCCAAcagattttgtcattttggactacaaggttgatgaggagattcccataattttgggaaggtcATTCTTTGCCACAGGGAGAGCTCTGATTGATTGTGAAACGGAGGAGCTGAAAATGAGGCTGaataataaagaaataacatTTAATGTGCAAAAGTCTTTGCGGCGACCCGGTGAGTTTCCAAATTGCTCTTTGTTAAACACGGTGGATGtaatcatggaggaagatgaTGAGGCACTTAATGCAAAAGAGCCTCTAACAGCTtgccttatgaacttagaagaagtAAATGGTGAGGACTTGGCGGAATGGGTGTTGGATCTTCAAGGGCAAGGGTACTGGAAACGAGAGCATGAATTTGAGCCTTTACACTTGGAAGAAAGAAAGAACCCTCCAGCCAAGCCATTGATCGAAGCACCACTGCAATTGGAGCTGAAACCGCTACCatctcacctcaggtatgctttcttgggacctaatacaactttacctgttattatctcatctggtttgttagatgtgcaggtagAACAACATTTGCAAGTGTTGAAAGAGTGCAAGAATGCAGTTGGTTGGACTATTCCATACATTAAGGGTATCATCCtggccttttgcatgcataaaattcTACTGGAAGAAGGGCACAAATTTtctagagaacatcaaagaatgtTGAACCCTAACATGAAGGAAGTTGtaaagaagtga